From the genome of Triticum aestivum cultivar Chinese Spring chromosome 1A, IWGSC CS RefSeq v2.1, whole genome shotgun sequence:
ACATCACCTAATTAATGGAATCCCGCGAACCAACCTCTgattgagatggttaggtggacagtggtatccctaaCCCACTAGAgtttaaatcctggtgctcgcatttatcctggatttattttagaAATTCCGGCGATACGCTTTCAGTGGAAGGAAACATCCCGTCGACtatgaggcgcctacggtgacttcgtaaaatctcaagatgatatgccgactcagtctctcggaggtgctcatagagatagggtgtgcgtgtgtgtgttcatagggatgagtgtatgcatgTTTAtacgagcgcttgcgtctgtattgtgttaaaaaaaatgGAATCCTTTTGAGTCAGCTCCCGCGCGCGCGGCACATAGTATAGGATCCAGCCTAAATAATCCAGCTGAGAATTCAACAACTTACTCGTGGCAGTACCGTGTCAACTGTAGCCTTCTTCAATTCCATTCCACGTCTAGCAACTCAATCTCCACAAGGTCAACAATTCACCTATATATATCAGACACAAATCGAGGTAGTTATTCACAGCAGCAGGCAATACAAGCAAGAGAACTCATATCCATCCGCCAATGGCGCTCACACGCCGTCGGCCAGCCTCCCTCCTACTCCTCCTTCTCGCCGCAACCCTCCTCGCGGGGCGCCCGGCCGCGGCCACGGGAAAGACCGGCAACGTCGTGGTGTTCTGGGGCCGGAACAAGGACGAGGGGTCCCTCCGGGAGGCCTGCGACACCGGCACCTACACCATCGCCGTCATCTCCTTCCTGGACGTCTTCGGCCGCGGCAAGTACCACCTCGACCTCTCCGGCCACGACGTCTCCGCCGTCGGCGCCGACATCAAGTACTGCCACTCCAAGAAGTTCCTCGTCTTCCTCTCCATCGGGGGCTTCGGCGGCCACTACTCCCTGCCGACCGCCCAGTCGGCGGCCGACGTGGCCGACTACCTCTGGAACGCCTACATGCTCGGCACCCGCGAGGGCGTCCACCGCCCGTTCGGCGACGCCTACGTGGACGGCATCGACTTCTTCCTCGACGGCGGCGGGCGGCCTGGCCCGGACCCCTACGACGAGCTGGCCAGGCGGCTATGGGACTACAACAAGCCGTACCGCGGCAGGGTGCCGGTGCAGCTGACGGCGACGTCGTCGTGCGGGGACAGGCGCGTGGGGCGGGCGCTCGCCACGGGGCTCTTCACCCGCATCTTCGTCAGGTTCTTCGACTACCCCCAGTGCGCCGCTAACTGGCAGCAGGAGTGGGACAGGTGGACGGCGGAGCAGCCGGGCGCGCAAATCTACTTCGGCCTGCCGGCTTCGGAGAAGACGGTCGGCTACGTCCACCCCCTGGACCTTTACTACGATATCATCCCGGTGGTGCAGAAGGCGGCCAACTACGGCGGCATCATGGTCTGGGATCGCTACGAGGACAAGCGCACCGGCTTCAGCAGCTTCGTCATCAATTGGGCTTGAGCCTCTCTCACTCGCGTCAGCGTTACCGTGTGAATTGCATGTGTTTGCTACTTTGCTTGTCTTTTTTTTTTTCTAGTAGTCAGTTCGTAATGGTGTGTTTGCTATTATCAGTGTGCAGTTGTGCTCGAAATGGTGTGCCATGTGCTTGCAAGAATAACGTGAGACCTGTGTAGTAGGTCTCGATTAATAAGTACGGTTGACACGGCACATGGCACACCATTTAAACCACAAATTTAAACTGCAAAAGCGTCTTACATTAATGTAAAGAGATAAGTAACATATACAGTATACTACTACTAGCTACAGTAGTAATTAATCGAGTAGTACTTATCTATCCAATCACTTTATTTATAACTGTTCCAAATGAATTCGCCGCGGGGCTTTTCAACTGCATCTTCGGGCCAGTTCTTTTGGACGATTCTACCAGAATCGTTCCCCTCCCCAACTTTTCCCAGAATCACCACTTCATATGTTTTTTACAATCCTAACTAATTAGACCCGTCAGGTTCTACGACGCCCCCACTGCGCCTCACACTTGAAGCAGGAGTGGGACAGGTGGACCGCCAGTGGCGGAGCTAGGATTTGAAACCAGGGTGGTCCATTAATTTTTTTTACAACAAACATGACATGTGAATGTTTGTGAGTAATTACCAACACCACATAGGAATAGATCAATATTTACATTCTACGGATCACAATGACATAAATGGACATGAATGATGTGCAAAATTATGTGTATGTTCGTCGCTCATGTACTCTAGTACACATAAGCAAATAGCAAACCCTAAATTGAAAATTGGGGAATGGTCCATTGGCGAGCTTCTGGAGATGGTACCTCAAATCAGGCCGCGCGAGAAACAGCGAGCTTCTGGAGATGGTACCTCAAATCAGGCCGCGCGAGAAACAGCGAGCTACTGGGCGGCTGCCGCCGGCTTGCAGGGCGCCAGGCGGCCGGTGGCAGGAGAGGGTCGGGTCGCAGCCTCGTATGAGGTGCGGCTGGCACCGAGCGACGGGCAGGCGGCAGGCGCGACGAAGAGGAAGTAGTGGAGGAGCCTCCTAAGTCCTGAGCGATTGTGCGTCCGTcgaccggcgagggcggcgaggctgATGGAGACAgggcggccggcggctgggcgtAAGGGGGTAGAAGATTCAGTTTCGTCTCGCTGTTTCTCGCGCCTGGTGCAGGCTGCGTGGTGCGTGCGTTCTTTCCTGGGTCAGAGATGTTGTTGGGCCTTATTTTTTTCTCTGGCCCATCTATAATTCTACATGGTATATAGGCCGGTTCAAAattccagggtgggccgcggcccaccctgtccACCCTGTAGCTCCGCCCGGCGCAACCGAGCACGCAGATCTACCTCGACCTGCCGGCTTCGGAGCGGAAGGTTGGCTACGTGCACCCCAAGCAAGAACCTCCATGTTGTTATCCCGGTGGTGCAGAAGGCGGCTAACTACGGCGGGGTCGTGATTTGGGAGCGCTATGAGGACAAGCGGACCGGCGACAGCACCTACACCATCCAATGGGCTTGAGGGTTGAGACTCCTACGTAGTGGTGCAGTATGCAATCACCGTATGAATTTGCTTATCTTGCAGTAATTAGCTAGTAGTAACAGGCAGAGAATACTATCAGTATGCAGTTGTCTGAGTTGTGaattaaggacagtataaccgTATCTAAAGCGAGTCCTCTCAGCACTGCACGTTTCTGGCCGTCCGTTTACGTGATCTGCACATTTTTGGCCGTCGGATCTCCTGCTAAAACGATCTGTCTCGC
Proteins encoded in this window:
- the LOC123179974 gene encoding xylanase inhibitor protein 1-like — encoded protein: MALTRRRPASLLLLLLAATLLAGRPAAATGKTGNVVVFWGRNKDEGSLREACDTGTYTIAVISFLDVFGRGKYHLDLSGHDVSAVGADIKYCHSKKFLVFLSIGGFGGHYSLPTAQSAADVADYLWNAYMLGTREGVHRPFGDAYVDGIDFFLDGGGRPGPDPYDELARRLWDYNKPYRGRVPVQLTATSSCGDRRVGRALATGLFTRIFVRFFDYPQCAANWQQEWDRWTAEQPGAQIYFGLPASEKTVGYVHPLDLYYDIIPVVQKAANYGGIMVWDRYEDKRTGFSSFVINWA